A single Microbacterium protaetiae DNA region contains:
- a CDS encoding NAD(+) synthase — MSLPFASAYRHGFARVAACTIPVALADPATNAEAVLEAARACDADSTAVAVFPELCLTGYSIDDQLMQDAVLDATVTALERLAAASADLLPILVVGAPLRHRNRLYNCAVVIHRGEIIGVAPKGHLPTYREFYERRWFAAGEPWSGEPIRIGERDVAFGTDLLFDVRDVPGLVLHAEVCEDVWVPVPPSSQAALAGATVLVNLSGSPITIARAEDRKTLCRSQSLRCLAAYAYAAAGMGESTNDVSWDGQTMIFEGGDLLAQTERFPDGPRCSVADVDLDRLRQDRIRQGTFDDNRISAGVGEFLTIEVYLDPPADDIGLRRHVDRFPFVPDDEQRLAQDCYEAFNIQVSGLIQRMQAIGNPKPVLGVSGGLDSTHALLVIARAMDRMGRPRSDILTFTMPGFATSDHTKANAIALAEAIGASIETIDIRPAGMELLTTMGHPFASGEPVHDVTFENVQAGLRTDYLFRLANQRGGFVVGTGDLSEIALGWSTYGVGDQMSHYAVNTGVPKTLIQHLIRWVISTGADEGWVDAAAGAVLQSVLDTEISPELVPAGQDGKMQSTEDRIGPYALHDFALFHTLRYGARPSKIAFLAQHAWQDPDAGAWPPGFPAEDRYGYDLPTVAKWLQVFLQRFFGFAQFKRSAIPNGPKVSPAGSLSPRGDWRAPSDGNARVWLDELKAALPDLVD, encoded by the coding sequence ATGAGCCTGCCCTTCGCCAGCGCGTACCGGCACGGGTTCGCGCGCGTCGCCGCCTGCACGATCCCGGTCGCCCTGGCCGATCCGGCGACCAACGCCGAGGCCGTCCTCGAGGCGGCCCGAGCCTGCGACGCCGACAGCACCGCGGTCGCGGTGTTCCCCGAGCTGTGCCTGACCGGCTACTCGATCGACGACCAGCTCATGCAAGACGCGGTGCTGGATGCCACGGTCACGGCGCTCGAGCGGCTGGCTGCGGCATCCGCCGACCTTTTGCCGATCCTCGTGGTCGGCGCACCGCTGCGCCACCGCAACCGCCTCTACAACTGCGCCGTGGTGATCCACCGCGGCGAGATCATCGGCGTCGCGCCCAAGGGGCACCTGCCCACCTACCGGGAGTTCTACGAACGGCGCTGGTTCGCCGCCGGCGAGCCGTGGTCGGGAGAGCCGATCCGCATCGGCGAGCGCGATGTCGCATTCGGCACCGATCTGCTCTTCGACGTGCGCGATGTGCCGGGCCTCGTGCTGCACGCCGAGGTGTGCGAAGACGTCTGGGTCCCCGTGCCGCCCTCGTCGCAGGCGGCCTTGGCCGGAGCGACGGTGCTCGTGAACCTCTCGGGCAGTCCGATCACTATTGCCCGCGCCGAAGACCGCAAGACCCTGTGCCGCTCGCAGTCGCTGCGTTGCCTGGCCGCCTATGCGTATGCCGCCGCTGGCATGGGCGAGTCGACGAACGACGTGTCGTGGGACGGCCAGACCATGATCTTCGAGGGCGGCGATCTGCTCGCCCAGACCGAGCGCTTTCCCGACGGGCCTCGCTGCTCGGTCGCCGACGTCGACCTCGACCGGCTGCGACAGGACCGCATCCGCCAGGGCACGTTCGACGACAACCGCATCTCGGCAGGCGTCGGAGAGTTCCTCACCATCGAGGTCTACCTCGACCCGCCCGCCGACGACATCGGCCTGCGCCGGCACGTCGACCGCTTTCCGTTCGTGCCCGACGACGAACAGCGTCTCGCGCAGGACTGCTACGAGGCGTTCAACATCCAGGTCTCAGGCCTGATCCAGCGCATGCAGGCCATCGGCAATCCCAAGCCCGTGCTGGGCGTGTCCGGCGGTCTCGACTCCACCCACGCGCTGCTGGTGATCGCCCGCGCCATGGACCGCATGGGCCGGCCGCGCAGCGACATCCTCACCTTCACGATGCCCGGCTTCGCCACCAGCGACCACACGAAGGCGAACGCCATCGCGCTGGCCGAGGCGATCGGCGCCTCGATCGAGACGATCGACATCCGGCCGGCCGGCATGGAGCTGCTCACCACAATGGGGCATCCCTTCGCCAGTGGTGAGCCTGTGCACGATGTCACGTTCGAGAACGTGCAGGCAGGTCTGCGCACCGACTACCTCTTTCGGCTGGCCAATCAGCGCGGCGGCTTCGTCGTGGGAACGGGCGATCTGTCCGAGATCGCTCTGGGCTGGTCGACGTACGGTGTCGGCGACCAGATGAGCCACTACGCCGTCAACACGGGCGTGCCCAAGACGCTCATCCAGCACCTCATCCGCTGGGTGATCTCCACCGGTGCCGACGAGGGATGGGTGGATGCCGCAGCCGGCGCCGTGCTGCAGTCGGTGCTCGACACCGAGATCAGCCCCGAACTCGTGCCGGCCGGGCAGGACGGCAAGATGCAGTCCACCGAAGACCGCATCGGTCCGTACGCCCTGCACGACTTCGCCCTTTTCCACACCCTGCGCTACGGCGCACGCCCGTCGAAGATCGCGTTCCTCGCGCAGCACGCCTGGCAGGATCCGGATGCCGGAGCCTGGCCGCCGGGCTTTCCGGCCGAAGACCGCTACGGGTACGACCTGCCGACGGTCGCGAAATGGCTGCAGGTGTTCCTGCAGCGCTTCTTCGGCTTCGCGCAGTTCAAACGCTCCGCAATCCCGAACGGACCCAAGGTGTCACCGGCGGGTTCACTCTCGCCTCGCGGCGACTGGCGTGCCCCCTCCGACGGCAACGCGAGGGTGTGGCTGGACGAGCTGAAGGCCGCCCTGCCCGACCTCGTCGACTGA
- a CDS encoding TM0106 family RecB-like putative nuclease has protein sequence MRYIEDAGRVVWSASDLKAAAECEFAWLRAIDAKLGRVAPVEEPEDATLARAGRLGTAHELRVLARYREQFGPGVIEIAETRSSDDDALRDAAAATRAALEDPAARVIYQAAFSTGEFVGFADFLVRDDDGRWIVQDSKLARHARVTALMQLAAYVDQLDRLQVPRADHVDLLLGDGTTSTHRVDDLMPVFRLRRERLRALIADRRLASGLSHPAIAWGDGRGELGVLACGRCATCEQEVVAHRDLLLVAGMRPVQRERLRAAGISTIDALAAASRPPERMGAETFVSLRTQARLQLASPAGVPAPAAADPPQAEPETRAPIPTYDVVFPKALGALPRPDRGDLFFDFEGDPLYTEGDGREWGIDYLFGWVDIHEQYTALWAHDFAAEKATFERFLDIVADVRRQHPEMHIYHYAPYEPTHLLAMAARYGVREIDVDGLLRDGVFVDLYPIVRRALRVGSRSYSIKKLEPLYMGDQVRTSDVQRGDDSIVKYVEARALREAGQEAAAQTVFDDLADYNRYDCVSTRRLRDWLVDRAREAGLRPSVDIESVEVVYEAREQAEALRRLADAATDASQADIEALRLGAAAIDYYPRESKAFWATHFLRLREPVTVWEDTRDVVVIDAARSETVEQWHPGPRSVRRILRLRGDLAPGTRLSEGTRPFALYEMPAPFAARTMPRWVHVAREVEVLEVLDDGAIVAESAVDGQTWSELPIALTPAAPPRAGNQQIAIDEWADAVVAAAPGFPDDPASDILRRRPPRLRSGALDGRAAEPVPAIVAALRDLERSYVAVQGPPGTGKTYVGSHVIARLVGEHHWKIGVVAQSHAVVEHMLDRIVDAGVSAAQVGKARKAGADGDVSFTAFAKNGLAGFAAEHAETGFVVGGTAWDFSHPGRVPRRSLDLLVIDEAGQFSLASTIAVAAASPRLLLLGDPQQLPQVSQGIHPEPVDASALGWVMDGAAVLPAEYGFFLDHTWRMHPDVASAVSRLSYDGELASRPSAALRSLEGVEPGVHPLAVRHHGNATQSPEEAAEVVRLVRELLGREWTDVVDDIVVTPRPLQQSDIIVVTPYNAQQVMVEQALADAGFGDVPVGTVDRFQGQEAAVSIVSLAASSGKDAPRGLEFLLLQNRLNVALSRAKFAAYLVYAPGLLDDLPRTPDGVVRLSAFARLVGVR, from the coding sequence ATGCGATACATCGAAGACGCGGGCCGGGTCGTCTGGAGTGCGAGCGACCTGAAGGCCGCCGCCGAGTGCGAGTTCGCCTGGCTGCGGGCGATCGACGCCAAGCTTGGCCGCGTGGCCCCGGTAGAAGAGCCCGAAGACGCCACCCTCGCCCGCGCCGGCCGTCTCGGCACCGCGCACGAGCTGCGCGTGCTCGCCCGCTACCGCGAGCAGTTCGGGCCAGGCGTGATCGAGATCGCCGAGACGCGCTCGAGTGATGACGACGCGCTGCGGGATGCCGCGGCCGCCACTCGTGCGGCGCTTGAAGACCCCGCAGCCCGAGTGATCTACCAGGCCGCCTTCTCGACCGGCGAATTCGTCGGCTTCGCCGATTTTCTCGTGCGCGACGACGACGGGCGATGGATCGTGCAAGACTCCAAGCTCGCCCGCCACGCCCGCGTCACCGCCCTCATGCAGTTGGCGGCATATGTCGACCAGCTCGACCGGCTGCAGGTGCCACGCGCTGACCACGTCGACCTGCTGCTGGGTGACGGCACCACCAGCACTCACCGCGTCGATGACCTCATGCCGGTCTTCCGGTTGCGTCGCGAACGACTGCGCGCGCTGATCGCCGATCGTCGGCTGGCATCCGGGCTCAGCCATCCCGCCATCGCCTGGGGTGACGGCCGTGGTGAGCTCGGCGTCCTCGCGTGTGGGCGCTGTGCGACGTGCGAGCAAGAGGTGGTCGCGCACCGCGACCTGCTGTTGGTGGCAGGCATGCGTCCCGTGCAGCGCGAACGGCTGCGCGCGGCCGGTATCAGCACGATCGACGCGCTGGCGGCGGCATCCCGTCCTCCCGAGCGGATGGGAGCAGAGACGTTCGTCAGTCTGCGCACGCAGGCCCGGCTGCAGCTGGCCAGCCCGGCCGGAGTGCCCGCTCCCGCCGCGGCGGATCCGCCGCAGGCCGAACCCGAGACCAGGGCGCCCATCCCCACCTACGACGTCGTCTTCCCGAAGGCGCTGGGTGCCCTGCCGCGGCCCGACCGCGGCGACCTGTTCTTCGATTTCGAGGGCGACCCGCTCTACACCGAGGGCGACGGACGCGAGTGGGGCATCGACTACCTGTTCGGCTGGGTCGACATCCACGAGCAGTACACGGCGCTGTGGGCGCACGATTTCGCCGCCGAGAAGGCGACGTTCGAGCGCTTTCTCGACATCGTCGCCGATGTGCGCCGGCAGCATCCCGAGATGCACATCTACCACTACGCGCCCTACGAGCCGACGCACCTGCTGGCGATGGCCGCGCGATACGGCGTGCGCGAGATCGATGTCGACGGCCTGCTGCGCGACGGGGTCTTCGTCGACCTGTACCCGATCGTGCGCCGGGCGCTGCGGGTGGGGTCGCGGTCGTACTCGATCAAGAAGCTCGAGCCGCTGTACATGGGCGACCAGGTGCGCACGAGTGATGTGCAGCGCGGTGACGATTCGATCGTCAAGTACGTCGAAGCCCGCGCGTTGCGCGAGGCGGGGCAGGAAGCCGCGGCTCAGACGGTGTTCGACGATCTGGCCGACTACAACCGGTACGACTGCGTGTCGACCCGGCGCCTGCGGGACTGGCTGGTCGATCGTGCGCGCGAGGCGGGGTTGCGCCCGTCGGTCGACATCGAATCGGTCGAGGTCGTCTACGAGGCGCGGGAGCAGGCCGAGGCGTTGCGTCGGCTGGCCGACGCGGCGACCGACGCGTCCCAGGCCGATATCGAGGCGCTGCGGTTGGGAGCGGCCGCCATCGACTACTACCCGCGCGAGTCGAAGGCGTTCTGGGCGACGCATTTCCTCCGTCTGCGCGAGCCGGTGACAGTGTGGGAAGACACCCGCGACGTCGTGGTGATCGATGCCGCACGCAGCGAGACGGTGGAGCAGTGGCATCCCGGTCCGCGCTCGGTGCGGCGCATCCTGCGGCTGCGTGGCGACCTGGCACCGGGCACGCGGTTGAGTGAGGGCACCCGGCCGTTCGCCCTCTACGAGATGCCGGCGCCGTTCGCCGCGCGCACCATGCCGCGATGGGTGCACGTGGCTCGCGAGGTCGAGGTGCTCGAGGTTCTCGACGACGGCGCGATCGTGGCCGAGAGCGCCGTCGACGGACAGACCTGGAGTGAGTTGCCGATTGCGTTGACTCCGGCGGCGCCGCCGCGCGCGGGCAACCAGCAGATCGCGATCGACGAGTGGGCGGATGCCGTGGTGGCGGCGGCCCCCGGGTTTCCCGACGACCCCGCCAGCGACATTCTGCGCCGCCGCCCACCACGCCTGCGCTCGGGTGCCCTCGACGGCCGCGCCGCCGAGCCGGTGCCGGCGATCGTGGCCGCGTTGCGCGACCTCGAGCGCAGCTACGTGGCGGTGCAGGGCCCGCCCGGTACCGGAAAGACGTACGTCGGCTCGCACGTGATCGCCCGTCTGGTCGGCGAGCATCACTGGAAGATCGGGGTCGTCGCCCAGTCGCATGCCGTCGTCGAGCACATGCTCGACCGCATCGTCGATGCCGGGGTCTCCGCTGCCCAGGTCGGAAAGGCGCGCAAGGCAGGGGCCGACGGCGACGTCTCGTTCACCGCGTTTGCGAAGAACGGCCTTGCGGGCTTCGCGGCCGAGCACGCCGAGACCGGCTTTGTCGTCGGCGGCACGGCGTGGGACTTCAGCCATCCGGGCCGGGTGCCGCGGCGCTCCCTCGATCTGCTGGTGATCGACGAGGCGGGGCAGTTTTCGCTGGCATCGACGATCGCGGTGGCCGCGGCATCGCCACGACTGCTGTTGCTGGGCGATCCGCAACAGCTGCCGCAGGTGAGCCAGGGGATCCATCCCGAACCGGTCGACGCGTCGGCGCTGGGCTGGGTGATGGATGGCGCGGCGGTGCTTCCTGCCGAGTACGGGTTCTTTCTCGACCACACCTGGCGGATGCATCCGGATGTCGCATCCGCTGTGTCGCGGCTGTCGTACGACGGCGAGCTGGCGTCGCGCCCGAGCGCTGCGCTGCGTTCTTTGGAAGGGGTGGAGCCCGGAGTACATCCGCTCGCCGTGCGCCACCACGGCAACGCGACGCAATCGCCAGAAGAGGCCGCCGAGGTCGTGCGTCTGGTGCGTGAGCTGCTCGGTCGAGAGTGGACCGATGTCGTCGACGACATCGTTGTCACGCCGCGGCCGCTTCAGCAGAGCGACATCATCGTGGTCACGCCGTACAACGCGCAGCAGGTCATGGTCGAGCAGGCGCTTGCCGATGCCGGATTCGGCGACGTGCCGGTGGGGACCGTCGACAGGTTCCAGGGGCAGGAGGCCGCGGTCTCGATCGTCTCGCTC